The proteins below are encoded in one region of Patescibacteria group bacterium:
- the upp gene encoding uracil phosphoribosyltransferase, with protein MVFKVDHPFITDSLTHLRDQQTELAKFRRYSNKLCQLLFAEAIRGLDFNEVDITTPLEITIKSKKLKDEVIIIPVLRSGLAMLFGALDLLPKSKIGFMGLERDEKTAVAKEYYCKLPKIRENSVVIITDPMLATGGSILQVLRKLRGFKPKDIRIVSVVSAPEGIALIQKEFPKVAIFTSAVDDHLNNNKYIVPGIGDYGDRYFGTSV; from the coding sequence ATGGTTTTTAAAGTCGACCACCCTTTTATTACAGATTCCTTAACGCATTTAAGAGACCAGCAAACGGAACTGGCAAAATTTAGAAGGTATTCTAACAAGCTCTGTCAGTTATTGTTTGCCGAAGCAATAAGAGGTTTAGATTTTAATGAGGTTGATATTACCACACCGTTGGAAATAACTATCAAATCAAAAAAACTTAAAGATGAGGTGATTATAATTCCCGTTTTGCGATCCGGTCTCGCCATGCTTTTTGGAGCGCTTGATTTATTGCCCAAATCAAAAATTGGTTTTATGGGGTTAGAAAGGGATGAAAAAACCGCTGTAGCAAAGGAATATTACTGCAAACTACCTAAAATAAGAGAAAATTCTGTGGTTATTATTACCGATCCGATGTTGGCAACTGGGGGGTCAATTTTGCAGGTGCTAAGAAAGTTACGGGGCTTTAAACCCAAAGACATAAGAATTGTAAGCGTGGTTTCGGCTCCCGAGGGAATAGCGTTAATTCAAAAAGAGTTTCCCAAGGTGGCTATTTTTACTTCTGCCGTGGATGACCATCTTAACAATAATAAATATATAGTTCCTGGCATTGGCGATTACGGCGATCGCTATTTTGGAACAAGCGTCTAA